From a single Cloacibacillus sp. genomic region:
- a CDS encoding FRG domain-containing protein yields MGKSIQHLSGFINIINAIKKSNQDPDYDIFFRGHESDSYKLIPTLFRKNNNSQSTYEEKEDLLFHEFINRKPENFINDKFAFEKLQRMQHFSLPTRMLDITSNPFAALYFACKAMNDNVTGKGVVISLKIKKSAIKFSSDDTVCCIANLAQLKHVQKNEIKDIIIDVSKSTDPLEAQIESFNLEDSVKQLVHRIGEEKPFFQARIVPNDLNKIVCVRGKLNNERILAQSGSFLLYGLNSSYPDLDFTKEQGDWKDFTNDIQCRWNFISPQQKTKLLQELEAYDISQERFFPQMESTAEYIKNKYLDK; encoded by the coding sequence ATGGGAAAGAGCATACAACATTTGTCAGGGTTCATTAATATAATTAATGCAATAAAAAAATCTAATCAAGACCCGGACTATGATATATTTTTCAGAGGACATGAATCAGACTCTTACAAGTTGATACCTACGCTGTTTAGAAAAAACAACAACAGTCAATCTACATACGAAGAGAAAGAAGATCTTCTTTTCCATGAATTTATAAACAGGAAACCGGAAAACTTCATCAATGATAAATTTGCATTTGAGAAGCTCCAACGAATGCAACACTTTTCATTGCCAACAAGAATGCTAGATATCACGTCAAATCCATTTGCAGCTTTGTATTTTGCATGCAAGGCTATGAATGATAATGTAACAGGCAAGGGTGTTGTTATTTCTTTAAAAATCAAAAAATCTGCTATTAAATTCTCCTCTGATGACACCGTTTGCTGTATTGCAAACTTAGCACAATTAAAACACGTGCAAAAAAATGAAATCAAGGACATAATAATTGATGTATCTAAATCAACAGACCCCCTAGAAGCACAGATTGAGTCTTTCAATTTGGAGGATAGCGTTAAGCAATTAGTTCATCGCATAGGAGAAGAAAAACCATTTTTTCAAGCTCGAATAGTTCCCAATGATCTAAATAAAATAGTGTGTGTGCGTGGCAAATTAAACAACGAGAGAATCTTAGCCCAATCAGGATCATTTTTGCTTTATGGACTGAATTCTAGTTACCCGGACCTCGACTTTACGAAAGAACAGGGGGATTGGAAGGATTTTACAAATGACATTCAATGTAGATGGAATTTTATCTCTCCACAACAAAAAACAAAACTGTTACAAGAACTAGAAGCTTATGATATTTCTCAGGAACGTTTTTTTCCACAAATGGAAAGCACTGCAGAATATATCAAGAATAAATATTTAGACAAATAA
- a CDS encoding tyrosine-type recombinase/integrase: MLTEISVRDLKAKEVRYMKADQNGLYVEVMPSGIKYWWLCVQQNKKRRKFALGKYPELSVRAARDACALKKREVGISCGLDVSDVRFEELAEEWFKTRILPQSANYSRTIRLRMDKYLLPAFRGRPAAMIKGTDILTLCKRIESDGFVETAHRVLDILAAVFQFGMPTGIIAADPTAGLSRNLIPVRRAHFAALTDRRDVGELMRGIAAYRQDKVRAALFFSAYTFCRPGEVRAAMWAEVDLCRCEWRIPAARMKGRREHVVPLSRQAVAVLQAEKLFLEMHGVCSEYVFPSERSAHQPLSDNTVRVAIRSIGYGADRMTAHGFRHMASTILNESGLFRPDVIEMQLAHFSGGVREVYNQAKYMPERCNMMQWYADYLDGLRYTE; the protein is encoded by the coding sequence ATGCTGACTGAGATTTCCGTGCGCGACTTGAAGGCGAAAGAGGTTCGGTATATGAAGGCCGACCAGAACGGGCTTTATGTCGAGGTGATGCCTTCTGGAATTAAATATTGGTGGCTGTGTGTCCAGCAAAATAAAAAGCGCAGGAAGTTCGCGCTTGGGAAATATCCTGAACTGTCTGTGAGGGCGGCGCGCGACGCCTGCGCTCTCAAGAAAAGAGAGGTAGGGATTTCCTGCGGGCTGGATGTGTCTGACGTCAGGTTTGAGGAGTTGGCGGAGGAGTGGTTTAAAACGCGTATTTTGCCACAGTCGGCCAATTACAGCAGAACTATCCGGCTGCGTATGGATAAGTACCTTCTGCCGGCTTTTAGGGGCCGTCCAGCGGCAATGATAAAGGGAACTGATATTCTTACGCTTTGCAAGCGGATTGAGTCGGACGGTTTTGTGGAGACGGCTCACCGGGTGTTGGATATACTGGCTGCGGTTTTTCAGTTCGGTATGCCTACAGGGATAATTGCTGCGGATCCTACGGCGGGGCTGTCGCGCAATCTTATACCGGTGCGGCGCGCGCATTTTGCGGCTCTTACGGACAGGCGCGATGTGGGGGAGCTTATGCGGGGTATCGCGGCGTACAGGCAGGATAAGGTGCGGGCTGCGTTGTTTTTCAGCGCGTATACTTTCTGCCGTCCGGGGGAGGTGCGGGCTGCTATGTGGGCCGAGGTGGACCTTTGCAGGTGCGAGTGGCGTATTCCAGCCGCGCGGATGAAGGGCCGGCGTGAGCATGTGGTTCCTTTGTCGCGGCAGGCTGTCGCTGTTTTGCAGGCTGAGAAGCTTTTTTTGGAGATGCACGGGGTGTGCAGCGAGTATGTATTTCCATCGGAGCGCAGTGCGCACCAGCCTTTGTCTGATAATACGGTGCGTGTGGCCATTCGCAGTATCGGCTACGGCGCGGACAGGATGACGGCGCACGGATTTCGGCACATGGCATCGACCATCCTCAACGAGTCGGGCCTTTTCCGGCCGGACGTGATTGAGATGCAGCTGGCGCATTTTTCCGGCGGTGTGCGCGAGGTGTACAACCAAGCGAAGTATATGCCGGAGCGCTGCAACATGATGCAGTGGTACGCGGATTATCTGGATGGACTGAGATATACAGAATAA
- the smpB gene encoding SsrA-binding protein SmpB — protein MPDDKTVAQNRKARHEYFILDSFETGIVLSGTEIKSLREGKANLKDGFASVEKGELWLQNVHISPYEKGTIYNKDPLRPRKLLVHKNEIYKLLEKTREKGLTLVPLKMYLKEGRWAKVELAIAKGKQLHDKRDSAAERDAAREMDRAIRRKTRGDD, from the coding sequence GTGCCTGATGACAAGACCGTTGCTCAGAATCGCAAGGCAAGACACGAATATTTTATCTTGGATTCCTTTGAGACTGGCATAGTGTTGTCGGGGACAGAGATAAAATCCCTCCGTGAAGGCAAGGCGAACCTGAAAGATGGATTTGCCTCTGTAGAAAAAGGTGAACTGTGGCTTCAAAACGTCCACATCTCGCCTTATGAAAAGGGAACCATCTACAACAAAGATCCGCTGCGCCCGCGTAAGCTTCTGGTCCACAAGAACGAAATCTACAAGCTTCTTGAAAAGACGCGCGAAAAAGGACTGACGCTCGTACCTCTGAAAATGTACCTTAAAGAGGGCCGGTGGGCAAAGGTAGAACTTGCCATAGCGAAAGGCAAGCAGCTCCACGACAAGCGCGACAGCGCCGCGGAACGCGACGCCGCCCGTGAAATGGACAGAGCGATACGCCGCAAGACCCGCGGCGACGATTAA